The following are encoded in a window of Alosa sapidissima isolate fAloSap1 chromosome 10, fAloSap1.pri, whole genome shotgun sequence genomic DNA:
- the nt5c3a gene encoding cytosolic 5'-nucleotidase 3 isoform X1 — MDKNAMVKVGAVASASMCALFGGVVLAQYIFTRKNRAGKKTKIIEMMPEFEKSTVHIKDPERVEQVICDLIKGGAPKLQIITDFDMTLSKFAVNGKRCPTCHNIIDNCKLVTEDCRKKLLQLKETYYPIEIDPHLTIEEKFPFMVEWYFKSHTLLVEQRLQKDKLPEVVRESDASLREGYEQFFDRLLQHNVPVFIFSAGLGDVLEEIIRQAGVYHANVKVVSNFMDFDENGVIKGFKGELIHVYNKHDGALRNTEYFKQLKDNCNIILMGDSLGDLNMADGVPSVENILKIGFLNDKVEERLEKYMDSYDIVLVKDESLEVPNSILQRIL, encoded by the exons ATGGATAAAAACGCCATGGTCAAAGTTGGGGCCGTGGCCAGCGCCAGCATGTGCGCTCTGTTTGGTGGTGTGGTTTTGGCGCAATATATTTTTACCAGGAAGAACAGAGCTGGGAAGAAAACGAAGATAATCGAAATG atgccGGAGTTTGAGAAGAGCACCGTCCACATAAAGGACCCGGAGCGGGTTGAGCAGGTGATCTGCGACTTGATCAAGGGTGGAGCCCCTAAGCTGCAG ATTATCACAGATTTTGATATGACGTTAAGTAAATTCGCAGTCAATGGAAAACGCTGCCCAACTTGTCATA aTATTATCGATAACTGCAAACTTGTCACAGAGGATTGCCGCAAAAAG TTGCTGCAGCTGAAAGAAACCTACTATCCCATTGAGATAGACCCCCACCTCACTATTGAGGAGAAGTTTCCATTCATGGTCGAATG GTATTTTAAATCCCACACGTTATTAGTGGAGCAGAGGCTTCAGAAGGACAAACTCCCAGAGGTGGTGAGAGAGTCCGATGCATCTCTCAG GGAGGGCTATGAGCAGTTCTTTGATCGGCTGCTGCAGCACAACGTGCCCGTGTTCATCTTCTCGGCTGGCCTGGGCGATGTGCTGGAGGAGATCATTCGCCAGGCTGGGGTCTACCACGCCAACGTCAAAGTGGTCTCCAACTTCATGGATTTTGATGAGAAT ggagtCATCAAAGGCTTCAAAGGCGAGCTCATCCATGTGTACAACAAACATGACGGGGCACTCCGGAACACTGAGTACTTCAAGCAGCTGAAGGACAACTGCAATATCATTTTGATGGGCGACTCCCTTGGTGACCTGAACATGGCCGAtggtgtgcccagtgtggagaACATCCTCAAGATTGGCTTCCTCAATGACAAG GTGGAGGAGCGTTTGGAGAAGTACATGGACTCTTATGATATTGTCCTGGTGAAGGATGAGTCTCTAGAAGTGCCCAATTCCATCCTCCAGAGGATTCTGTGA
- the nt5c3a gene encoding cytosolic 5'-nucleotidase 3 isoform X2, translating into MRHIPKMPEFEKSTVHIKDPERVEQVICDLIKGGAPKLQIITDFDMTLSKFAVNGKRCPTCHNIIDNCKLVTEDCRKKLLQLKETYYPIEIDPHLTIEEKFPFMVEWYFKSHTLLVEQRLQKDKLPEVVRESDASLREGYEQFFDRLLQHNVPVFIFSAGLGDVLEEIIRQAGVYHANVKVVSNFMDFDENGVIKGFKGELIHVYNKHDGALRNTEYFKQLKDNCNIILMGDSLGDLNMADGVPSVENILKIGFLNDKVEERLEKYMDSYDIVLVKDESLEVPNSILQRIL; encoded by the exons ATGCGACATATCCCAAAG atgccGGAGTTTGAGAAGAGCACCGTCCACATAAAGGACCCGGAGCGGGTTGAGCAGGTGATCTGCGACTTGATCAAGGGTGGAGCCCCTAAGCTGCAG ATTATCACAGATTTTGATATGACGTTAAGTAAATTCGCAGTCAATGGAAAACGCTGCCCAACTTGTCATA aTATTATCGATAACTGCAAACTTGTCACAGAGGATTGCCGCAAAAAG TTGCTGCAGCTGAAAGAAACCTACTATCCCATTGAGATAGACCCCCACCTCACTATTGAGGAGAAGTTTCCATTCATGGTCGAATG GTATTTTAAATCCCACACGTTATTAGTGGAGCAGAGGCTTCAGAAGGACAAACTCCCAGAGGTGGTGAGAGAGTCCGATGCATCTCTCAG GGAGGGCTATGAGCAGTTCTTTGATCGGCTGCTGCAGCACAACGTGCCCGTGTTCATCTTCTCGGCTGGCCTGGGCGATGTGCTGGAGGAGATCATTCGCCAGGCTGGGGTCTACCACGCCAACGTCAAAGTGGTCTCCAACTTCATGGATTTTGATGAGAAT ggagtCATCAAAGGCTTCAAAGGCGAGCTCATCCATGTGTACAACAAACATGACGGGGCACTCCGGAACACTGAGTACTTCAAGCAGCTGAAGGACAACTGCAATATCATTTTGATGGGCGACTCCCTTGGTGACCTGAACATGGCCGAtggtgtgcccagtgtggagaACATCCTCAAGATTGGCTTCCTCAATGACAAG GTGGAGGAGCGTTTGGAGAAGTACATGGACTCTTATGATATTGTCCTGGTGAAGGATGAGTCTCTAGAAGTGCCCAATTCCATCCTCCAGAGGATTCTGTGA
- the nt5c3a gene encoding cytosolic 5'-nucleotidase 3 isoform X3 — protein MPEFEKSTVHIKDPERVEQVICDLIKGGAPKLQIITDFDMTLSKFAVNGKRCPTCHNIIDNCKLVTEDCRKKLLQLKETYYPIEIDPHLTIEEKFPFMVEWYFKSHTLLVEQRLQKDKLPEVVRESDASLREGYEQFFDRLLQHNVPVFIFSAGLGDVLEEIIRQAGVYHANVKVVSNFMDFDENGVIKGFKGELIHVYNKHDGALRNTEYFKQLKDNCNIILMGDSLGDLNMADGVPSVENILKIGFLNDKVEERLEKYMDSYDIVLVKDESLEVPNSILQRIL, from the exons atgccGGAGTTTGAGAAGAGCACCGTCCACATAAAGGACCCGGAGCGGGTTGAGCAGGTGATCTGCGACTTGATCAAGGGTGGAGCCCCTAAGCTGCAG ATTATCACAGATTTTGATATGACGTTAAGTAAATTCGCAGTCAATGGAAAACGCTGCCCAACTTGTCATA aTATTATCGATAACTGCAAACTTGTCACAGAGGATTGCCGCAAAAAG TTGCTGCAGCTGAAAGAAACCTACTATCCCATTGAGATAGACCCCCACCTCACTATTGAGGAGAAGTTTCCATTCATGGTCGAATG GTATTTTAAATCCCACACGTTATTAGTGGAGCAGAGGCTTCAGAAGGACAAACTCCCAGAGGTGGTGAGAGAGTCCGATGCATCTCTCAG GGAGGGCTATGAGCAGTTCTTTGATCGGCTGCTGCAGCACAACGTGCCCGTGTTCATCTTCTCGGCTGGCCTGGGCGATGTGCTGGAGGAGATCATTCGCCAGGCTGGGGTCTACCACGCCAACGTCAAAGTGGTCTCCAACTTCATGGATTTTGATGAGAAT ggagtCATCAAAGGCTTCAAAGGCGAGCTCATCCATGTGTACAACAAACATGACGGGGCACTCCGGAACACTGAGTACTTCAAGCAGCTGAAGGACAACTGCAATATCATTTTGATGGGCGACTCCCTTGGTGACCTGAACATGGCCGAtggtgtgcccagtgtggagaACATCCTCAAGATTGGCTTCCTCAATGACAAG GTGGAGGAGCGTTTGGAGAAGTACATGGACTCTTATGATATTGTCCTGGTGAAGGATGAGTCTCTAGAAGTGCCCAATTCCATCCTCCAGAGGATTCTGTGA